One window from the genome of Oreochromis niloticus isolate F11D_XX linkage group LG20, O_niloticus_UMD_NMBU, whole genome shotgun sequence encodes:
- the aar2 gene encoding protein AAR2 homolog: MASSSSGSVDMDPDVALRLFEEGATLVLLGVPQGTELGIDCKSWQVGPRFRGVKMIPPGLHFLHYCSSGYGGQIGPKTGLFLSLKPREIILANWDAKEEDLDFSASKNEEELSRVRASLRELDPYLGPYPYEVMRKWVSLTDRISEEMAKNLQPLSGRVCAFSDVIPELQFTHTKDRAEQPRNDTACQSMKEGLDRLPKMKQREGTELRFSVIPKKTYPPGATPAEITKCSMDLSYALETVLEKNHMQEALNVLGELQFAFVCFLFGNVYEGFEHWKCLLALLCRSEESILKRKDLYLGLIAVLYHQLGEIPPDFFVDIVSQNNFLTSTLQDFFQFAIGPGVDATLRKRAEKFKAHLTKKFRWDFDSDLDDCEPVVVELPEGVTVD, translated from the exons AtggccagcagcagcagtggtaGTGTGGACATGGATCCAGATGTTGCCCTGAGGCTTTTCGAGGAGGGAGCTACCCTCGTGCTGCTGGGTGTTCCTCAGGGTACAGAGCTCGGAATCGACTGCAAGAGTTGGCAAGTGGGTCCTCGTTTCCGGGGTGTTAAAATGATCCCCCCTGGTCTGCACTTCCTCCACTACTGCTCGTCAGGCTATGGAGGACAAATTGGCCCGAAGACAggcctcttcctctctctcaaaCCCAGAGAGATCATACTGGCCAACTGGGACGCCAAGGAAGAAGATCTGGACTTCTCAGCCTCCAAGAATGAAGAGGAGTTGAGTCGGGTTCGTGCCAGCTTGCGAGAGCTGGATCCTTACCTGGGCCCCTATCCCTATGAGGTGATGAGGAAGTGGGTGTCCCTCACTGACCGTATCAGTGAGGAAATGGCCAAAAACTTGCAGCCTCTCTCAGGTCGGGTATGTGCATTCAGTGACGTGATTCCCGAGCTTCAGTTCACACACACTAAAGACAGGGCGGAGCAGCCGAGGAATGACACGGCCTGTCAGAGCATGAAAGAGGGGCTTGACAGGCTCCCCAAGATGAAACAGAGGGAGGGTACGGAGTTGCGCTTCTCTGTCATCCCTAAGAAGACCTACCCTCCCGGGGCTACGCCGGCTGAGATCACCAAGTGCAGCATGGACCTGAGCTACGCCCTGGAGACGGTGCTGGAGAAGAACCACATGCAGGAGGCTCTTAACGTGCTAG GTGAGCTGCAGTTTGcctttgtgtgttttctctttggAAATGTGTACGAGGGCTTCGAGCACTGGAAGTGCCTCCTCGCTCTGCTGTGCCGCTCAGAGGAGTCCATTCTGAAGCGCAAGGACCTCTACCTGGGGCTCATCGCCGTGCTCTACCACCAGCTTGGAGAAATACCTCCTGATTTTTTTGTTGACATTGTATCTCAGAACAACTTCCTTACCTCCACGCTGCAG GATTTTTTCCAGTTTGCCATTGGGCCTGGTGTAGATGCCACCCTGCGTAAGAGAGCAGAGAAATTCAAAGCCCACCTGACCAAGAAGTTCAGATGGGATTTCGATTCAGACTTGGACGACTGTGAACCTGTTGTGGTGGAGCTGCCTGAAGGTGTTACAGTCGACTGA